From a region of the Lactuca sativa cultivar Salinas chromosome 4, Lsat_Salinas_v11, whole genome shotgun sequence genome:
- the LOC111901873 gene encoding transcription factor MYC2: MEDLIVSPSSSSSIVSFPNTNTPPPSDTIQQKLQTLLQNQPQPWAYAIFWQTFNDDSNGCVSLSWGDGHFQSNNDVPNTTLPSSGSSATFLSDSDPDCRKSVLKEIQALLGPDNRDDAEWFYVISLTRSFIPGDGSVPGTSFGSSSMIWLTGADQLQSFNCERAKEARIHGLETLVCIPTPNGVVEMGSYHVIEETWSLAHQARSLFGGGSSSASCSPPNTLPNFFHHKHHETTSTTNPMKLDNLNEEHHNIISFADMVLMAGGLQEEEGMNMIDFESATADHQMSKNLGRSCMNKNTIPTTTTNTYVETGSEHSDSDCQLVLATSERRMQKKKGKKTGGRDPPVNHVEAERQRREKLNQRFYALRSVVPNVSRMDKASLLADAVCYINELKGKVENLESQLHPRSNSQGKTKRVKVEMADTVDNHLQSSSTSSLYQARVSTKPTIKVNSKTSGFREVEVKIVGEDAMIRVQSGNADLPAAKLMDALREMKAQIQHASMSCVNEIMLQDVVVKIPGAIDEDELKTDLIRRLDR; this comes from the coding sequence TGGGCGTACGCAATTTTCTGGCAGACCTTTAACGACGACTCCAACGGCTGTGTATCCCTATCTTGGGGAGACGGTCATTTCCAAAGCAATAACGACGTCCCAAACACCACCTTGCCCTCGTCTGGGAGCTCCGCCACCTTCCTCTCTGACTCCGATCCAGACTGCAGGAAGTCTGTTCTTAAAGAAATCCAGGCCCTCCTCGGACCAGACAACCGCGACGACGCCGAGTGGTTCTACGTTATCTCCTTAACCAGATCATTTATCCCCGGAGACGGTTCAGTTCCAGGGACGTCTTTCGGTTCAAGCTCTATGATCTGGTTAACCGGTGCCGATCAACTCCAGTCTTTTAACTGTGAGAGAGCTAAAGAAGCACGCATCCACGGTTTGGAAACCCTAGTTTGCATCCCAACACCAAACGGTGTTGTAGAAATGGGTTCGTATCATGTCATCGAGGAAACATGGAGTTTGGCTCATCAGGCAAGGTCGCTATTTGGCGGTGGTTCTTCTTCGGCTTCTTGTTCTCCACCTAATACCCTTCCTAACTTCTTccatcacaaacaccatgaaacCACGTCTACCACTAACCCTATGAAGCTAGACAACCTCAACGAAGAACATCataatattatttcttttgctGATATGGTACTTATGGCTGGCGGATTGCAAGAGGAAGAGGGTATGAACATGATCGATTTCGAATCAGCAACAGCCGATCACCAGATGTCCAAAAACCTAGGAAGATCATGCATGAACAAGAACACCATCCCCACTACTACTACGAATACGTATGTAGAGACTGGGTCGGAGCATTCAGATTCCGATTGCCAGCTTGTTCTTGCTACGTCAGAAAGACGGATGcagaagaagaaaggaaagaaaacaggTGGTAGGGATCCACCTGTAAACCACGTGGAGGCAGAGAGGCAGCGACGTGAAAAGCTCAACCAGCGTTTCTATGCGCTACGCTCCGTGGTCCCAAACGTGTCTCGGATGGACAAGGCGTCGCTCTTGGCGGATGCTGTCTGCTATATCAATGAATTGAAAGGCAAAGTCGAGAATCTTGAATCACAGTTGCATCCTCGTAGCAACAGCCAAGGTAAAACCAAGAGAGTGAAGGTGGAAATGGCGGATACGGTGGACAACCACCTTCAAAGCAGCAGCACTAGCAGTTTGTATCAAGCTCGGGTGTCGACAAAACCAACAATAAAGGTTAACAGCAAGACGAGTGGTTTCAGGGAAGTGGAAGTGAAAATCGTGGGAGAGGATGCAATGATAAGGGTGCAATCAGGGAATGCAGACTTGCCAGCAGCTAAACTGATGGATGCTTTGAGAGAAATGAAAGCGCAAATACAGCATGCAAGCATGTCGTGTGTAAATGAGATAATGTTGCAAGACGTGGTGGTTAAGATACCTGGTGCcatagatgaagatgaactcaaaaCCGATCTCATTAGGAGATTAGACCGCTAG